A single Anopheles maculipalpis chromosome 3RL, idAnoMacuDA_375_x, whole genome shotgun sequence DNA region contains:
- the LOC126560861 gene encoding uncharacterized protein LOC126560861 → MSRLLGDTALVAVQTTAKLNRVSGPLNTNSKMAYCLKPTPPPEKKWLYKQLLESINSGISPPLNLSNSTLGRATSQMWMQLGIAHRRAQDIAEEYHLKEKVGVMMRQMTQAIVAVKDFIVQKQYYQLDQIIDKGLLALEQKIRATRENQLAVMDDATKPSSQVGPCPPPKVTGGAKVVMKNCTTIVVKRDPCMGDPTHRTGVKDVSKPMEALSNKL, encoded by the coding sequence ATGTCGCGATTGCTGGGCGATACGGCGCTTGTTGCAGTGCAGACTACCGCAAAACTGAATCGTGTTTCCGGACCGCTGAATACGAACAGCAAGATGGCATACTGCTTAAAACCAACGCCTCCGCCGGAAAAGAAATGGCTGTACAAGCAGTTGCTGGAAAGTATTAATTCGGGCATATCGCCACCGTTAAACCTGTCCAATTCAACACTTGGTCGGGCAACGTCACAAATGTGGATGCAGCTAGGTATCGCACACCGGCGAGCACAGGATATAGCGGAAGAGTATCATCTGAAGGAAAAAGTTGGAGTAATGATGAGGCAGATGACGCAAGCAATTGTTGCCGTGAAGGATTTTATCGTACAGAAGCAGTACTACCAGCTGGATCAAATAATTGACAAAGGTTTGTTGGCTTTGGAGCAAAAAATACGAGCCACGCGGGAAAATCAGCTGGCGGTGATGGATGATGCTACTAAACCCAGCAGTCAGGTTGGACCGTGTCCACCACCTAAGGTCACTGGTGGAGCGAAAGTCGTAATGAAAAACTGTACAACGATTGTGGTCAAACGTGATCCTTGCATGGGCGATCCGACACATCGTACGGGAGTAAAGGACGTTAGTAAACCAATGGAAGCTTTGTCGAACAAATTATAA
- the LOC126561627 gene encoding zinc transporter foi, which produces MARHFMAVCVVCLLCADHVPCKQHFSDTDRSSKSSDTAGRSDTMREVRSLIGDLQYEPTTIAKSYEALATAGDWRNSDAHRIVKRHHSHHHNHHDDHDEEEQDTDETQTEFDRLMKDKMDQAMRKIFTEYGNPASMTMDVHGFERMMRQLGMFRLIPGAAATADSEHKVVDGSGGEAEASESPVRIDSLKCISSNEFLRRVTPPMIRSQEWEDAAKSDKSSSAGVETAGSNSTVNGDATENAAKLILSNDNIQNVSISNSTTNSNSSSTSSNSNNSSNTSGSSYKNSNGSSTDDQLLVQIAIHEEKNNGSTSNESSVRVESTLMLGDRDLYNVCPMLLGHLLSNLPQERSGCFGEESVPPLQVSSLLEQNDPHHHHHNHHHHHHHDGDSSEAAVWIYSSIAILGVSLCGLLGVVVIPCMEKHFYHHVLQFLVALAIGTLCGDALLHLLPHAMLSSLENSKAAHDSMMYKGLAAVLGIVFFYFMERFLTVIAEWCKTRQKKDKPPSRVRVMRDPESTSLHASSAGEKQCKHKYSSYPYCYDEIAMDTKDDHHEHNNTGTNENHNSALTKCANHHHNGELAADHSTEYAALNNHQQQPNHTQSNHQSLREETIDNNTVSTNLDEAGSIESEQANNHHHHHRSGGRHGSKSSEQTSSGKLRPESYTIILREHETKHHGHSHTHGHVHSPPGSLSAVAWMVVMGDGLHNFTDGMTIGAAFANNIAGGFSTAIAVFCHELPHELGDFAVLLKAGMSAREAVYYNLLSSLLSLLGMVVGIIVGHQPEASGWVFAVAAGMFLYIAMVDMIPELTSSHGAEERCKTSEFVLQFLGLTLGFSIMMVIAMYEHDLMLLFVD; this is translated from the exons ATGGCCCGTCACTTTATGGCAGTGTGTGTCGTGTGTCTGCTCTGTGCAGATCATGTGCCCTGTAAGCAACATTTTTCCGACACCGATCGTAGTTCGAAATCGTCCGATACCGCTGGTCGGTCGGATACGATGCGCGAGGTACGGTCACTGATTGGTGATCTACAGTACGAACCGACGACGATCGCCAAGAGTTACGAAGCATTAGCGACTGCCGGCGACTGGAGGAATAGTGATGCCCATCGGATAGTGAAGCGCCATCATAgtcaccaccacaaccaccacgaTGACCACGACGAGGAGGAGCAGGACACGGATGAGACACAAACCGAGTTTGATCGTTTGATGAAGGACAAGATGGATCAGGCGATGAGGAAAATTTTCACCGAATACGGCAATCCGGCATCGATGACGATGGATGTGCACGGGTTCGAACGGATGATGCGTCAATTGGGTATGTTTCGACTGATACcgggagcagcagcaacagctgacAGTGAACATAAAGTTGTGGATGGTAGTGGTGGCGAGGCGGAAGCGAGCGAGTCGCCGGTGCGGATAGATTCTCTAAAG TGCATTAGCAGTAATGAATTTCTACGGCGCGTTACACCACCGATGATACGGTCCCAGGAATGGGAAGATGCAGCTAAAAGTGATAAAAGTAGTAGCGCCGGGGTGGAAACAGCAGGCAGCAATAGCACGGTAAACGGTGACGCTACGGAGAACGCAGCAAAACTTATTTTATCAAACGATAATATACAAAACGTTAGCATAAGCAACAGTACCACTAATAGTAATAGCAGTAGTACCAGTAGTAATagtaacaacagcagcaacaccagcgGCAGTAGTTATAAAAATAGCAACGGCAGTAGTACTGACGATCAGCTGCTTGTGCAAATTGCGATACACGAGGAAAAGAACAATGGTAGCACAAGCAACGAAAGTTCCGTTCGTGTAGAGTCAACGCTTATGTTAGGTGATCGCGATCTTTACAACGTGTGTCCTATGCTGCTGGGCCATTTGCTATCCAACCTGCCGCAGGAACGGTCCGGTTGCTTCGGCGAGGAAAGCGTTCCACCGCTACAGGTGAGCAGTCTGCTAGAGCAAAACGAtcctcaccatcaccatcataatcatcatcatcatcaccatcacgaCGGTGATTCGTCTGAGGCGGCCGTATGGATCTACTCGTCGATCGCAATATTGGGCGTCAGCTTGTGCGGATTGCTTGGTGTGGTGGTGATACCGTGCATGGAAAAACATTTCTACCATCACGTGCTACAGTTCCTGGTAGCGTTAGCCATCGGGACGCTGTGTGGTGATGCGCTGTTGCATCTACTTCCGCACGCGATGCTGTCCTCGCTGGAGAACTCTAAAGCGGCACACGATTCAATGATGTACAAGGGCCTAGCGGCGGTGCTCGGTATCGTGTTCTTTTACTTTATGGAACGTTTCCTGACGGTGATTGCGGAATGGTGCAAAACGCGCCAGAAGAAGGATAAGCCTCCGTCGCGGGTGCGTGTGATGCGTGATCCGGAATCGACCTCGCTGCACGCATCGAGTGCTGGGGAGAAACAGTGCAAGCACAAGTACAGCTCCTACCCTTACTGTTACGATGAGATCGCAATGGACACGAAGGACGATCATCACGAGCACAACAATACGGGCACGAACGAAAATCACAACAGTGCGCTGACCAAATGCGCTAACCATCATCACAACGGGGAGCTAGCTGCGGACCACAGTACCGAGTACGCGGCGCTAAacaatcatcagcagcagccaaaCCACACGCAAAGCAACCATCAATCGCTGCGGGAGGAAACGATCGATAATAACACGGTGTCGACTAATCTAGATGAAGCGGGATCGATCGAGAGTGAGCAGGcgaacaatcatcatcatcatcatcgcagtGGTGGTCGGCATGGTAGTAAGTCATCGGAACAGACATCGAGTGGGAAACTGCGTCCGGAAAGCTATACCATCATCCTGCGCGAACACGAAACCAAGCACCATGGACATTCGCATACGCACGGACACGTCCATTCGCCGCCCGGGTCGCTCTCTGCGGTCGCctggatggtggtgatgggtgACGGATTGCACAACTTCACCGATGGCATGACGATTGGGGCAGCATTTGCGAATAATATTGCCGGAGGCTTTTCGACCGCTATTGCCGTGTTTTGTCACGAGTTGCCGCACGAGCTCGGTGACTTTGCGGTACTGCTGAAGGCGGGCATGTCGGCAAGAGAGGCGGTGTACTATAATTTGCTATCCTCCCTGCTTAGTCTGCTCGGTATGGTGGTGGGGATTATTGTTGGCCACCAGCCGGAAGCATCCGGATGGGTGTTTGCCGTAGCGGCTGGCATGTTCCTTTACATCGCGATGGTGGATATG ATCCCGGAACTGACATCATCCCACGGAGCAGAAGAACGGTGCAAAACATCCGAATTTGTGTTGCAATTCCTTGGGCTAACCCTTGGGTTCAGCATCATGATGGTAATAGCTATGTACGAGCACGAtctgatgctgctgtttgtcGATTAA